The Prosthecodimorpha staleyi genome has a segment encoding these proteins:
- the cobA gene encoding uroporphyrinogen-III C-methyltransferase: protein MTDLDALVPNLPVFEPGTVWLVGAGPGDPGLFTLAGLHAMRQADVIVHDALVGDGVMALAPAGTERDYAGKRGGRPSHSQADITERLIAHARAGKRVLRLKGGDPFVFGRGGEETLALAAAGIRFHIVPGITSGLAGLAAASIPATTRGTNHAVILMTGHPAAGAEGPAASHADWPAFAATGAPLILYMAMTHLDAIARRLLEGGMAPDTAVAVVTDATTPRQRVLVTRLETCAADAAAAALKAPAIVAIGSIVGLRATLAPFAIGPGAPEPENGA from the coding sequence ATGACCGATCTCGACGCCCTCGTGCCGAACCTTCCCGTCTTCGAGCCGGGCACCGTCTGGCTGGTCGGCGCCGGGCCGGGCGATCCGGGCCTGTTCACGCTGGCAGGCCTGCATGCCATGCGCCAGGCCGACGTGATCGTGCATGACGCGCTGGTCGGCGACGGCGTCATGGCGCTCGCCCCAGCCGGCACGGAACGGGACTATGCCGGCAAGCGCGGCGGCCGGCCCTCGCACAGCCAGGCCGACATCACCGAGCGGCTGATCGCCCATGCCCGCGCCGGCAAGCGCGTACTGCGCCTGAAGGGCGGCGACCCGTTCGTGTTCGGGCGCGGCGGCGAGGAGACGCTCGCGCTGGCCGCGGCCGGCATCCGCTTCCACATCGTGCCGGGCATCACCTCGGGGCTCGCCGGCCTCGCCGCGGCCTCGATTCCCGCGACCACGCGCGGCACCAACCATGCCGTCATCCTGATGACCGGGCATCCGGCGGCCGGCGCGGAGGGCCCGGCCGCCAGCCATGCCGACTGGCCGGCCTTCGCGGCGACCGGCGCGCCGCTGATCCTCTACATGGCCATGACGCATCTCGACGCCATCGCCCGGCGCCTGCTCGAGGGCGGCATGGCGCCGGACACGGCGGTCGCTGTGGTCACCGACGCAACCACGCCGCGCCAGCGCGTGCTGGTCACCCGGCTCGAAACCTGCGCGGCCGATGCCGCCGCCGCCGCCCTGAAGGCGCCCGCCATTGTGGCGATCGGCTCGATCGTCGGTCTGCGCGCCACCCTGGCGCCGTTCGCGATCGGGCCTGGCGCGCCCGAACCGGAAAACGGCGCATGA
- a CDS encoding cobyrinate a,c-diamide synthase, whose amino-acid sequence MTAPGLLVAAPRSGSGKTTVTLGLMRALARRGLAVAGAKCGPDYIDPAFHRAATGRPSLNLDAWAMPPDLVAVLATATGAGADLVVAEALMGLFDGVPAGPGRSGASADVAAATGWPILLVLDISGQSQSAAAVALGCARYDPRLRIAGVILNRVGSERHRRLATDAIEAVGLPVLGSLPRSDAVVLPERHLGLVQAEETAGLAAILDRMADLIEAHVDLDRIVAAAAGTVTDTGAGAREAMLPPPGQRIAVARDAAFTFLYGHLERGWRLAGAEIAFFSPLADMAPPDDCDACWLPGGYPELHAGRLAAARGFRDGLARFAETRPVHGECGGYMVLGRSLTDADGVAHPMAGLLDVATSFARRRMTLGYRTATLLADGPLGPAGTVLKGHEFHYATIADPGTDPAFATVTDAYGSAPIPAGSRRGPVSGSFFHAIARG is encoded by the coding sequence ATGACCGCGCCCGGCCTCCTGGTTGCCGCGCCGCGCTCGGGCAGCGGCAAGACCACCGTGACGCTCGGGTTGATGCGCGCACTGGCCCGGCGCGGCCTGGCGGTCGCCGGGGCCAAATGCGGCCCGGACTATATCGATCCGGCCTTCCACCGCGCCGCGACCGGCCGGCCGAGCCTCAATCTCGACGCCTGGGCGATGCCGCCGGACCTCGTCGCCGTGCTCGCGACCGCCACCGGCGCGGGCGCCGATCTGGTCGTCGCGGAAGCCCTGATGGGCCTCTTCGACGGCGTGCCGGCCGGCCCCGGCCGCTCCGGCGCCTCGGCCGACGTGGCGGCGGCAACCGGCTGGCCGATCCTGCTGGTGCTGGACATTTCCGGGCAGTCGCAATCCGCTGCCGCGGTCGCACTCGGCTGCGCCCGCTACGACCCGCGCCTGCGCATCGCCGGCGTGATCCTGAACCGCGTCGGCTCGGAGCGGCACCGCCGCCTCGCCACCGACGCGATCGAGGCGGTCGGCCTGCCGGTGCTCGGCAGCCTGCCGCGCTCGGACGCCGTCGTCCTGCCCGAGCGCCATCTCGGCCTCGTCCAGGCCGAGGAGACCGCCGGCCTCGCCGCGATCCTCGACCGCATGGCCGATCTCATCGAGGCCCATGTCGATCTCGACCGCATCGTCGCCGCCGCTGCGGGCACGGTGACGGACACGGGCGCCGGCGCCCGCGAGGCCATGCTGCCGCCGCCCGGCCAGCGGATCGCCGTGGCGCGCGATGCCGCCTTCACGTTCCTCTACGGCCATCTGGAGCGCGGCTGGCGGCTGGCCGGCGCCGAGATCGCCTTCTTCTCGCCGCTCGCCGACATGGCCCCGCCGGACGACTGCGACGCCTGCTGGCTGCCGGGCGGCTATCCGGAACTGCATGCCGGCCGGCTCGCCGCCGCACGCGGCTTCCGCGACGGCCTCGCCCGCTTCGCCGAGACCCGGCCGGTCCATGGCGAGTGCGGCGGCTACATGGTGCTCGGCCGCAGCCTGACCGATGCCGACGGCGTCGCCCATCCCATGGCCGGCCTGCTCGACGTGGCGACCAGCTTCGCCCGGCGCCGCATGACGCTCGGCTACCGCACCGCGACGCTGCTCGCCGACGGCCCGCTCGGCCCGGCCGGCACGGTGCTGAAGGGCCATGAATTCCATTACGCGACCATCGCGGATCCCGGCACCGACCCGGCCTTCGCGACGGTCACCGACGCCTACGGTTCCGCCCCCATCCCCGCCGGCAGCCGGCGCGGCCCGGTCTCGGGCAGCTTCTTCCACGCCATCGCGCGCGGCTGA
- a CDS encoding PaaI family thioesterase, with amino-acid sequence MSRNEILEPSRPDRLGGARGCEAALPHADYRIMPLPDDFTAAVGPYYARVDAGRPLIGLPLRDIHVSVRGYCHGAVITGLADLQSLAASYTVGMHDRFAATVSLTVDFIAPAGHGDFLELRTDLLRSSRQFLFTQALVAKADGALVARTSAVYKWDPAPHETPDIVRRLFEPPA; translated from the coding sequence GTGAGCAGAAACGAAATCCTCGAGCCGTCCCGGCCGGATCGCCTCGGCGGTGCGCGCGGCTGCGAGGCGGCCCTGCCGCATGCCGACTATCGAATCATGCCGTTGCCCGATGACTTCACGGCGGCGGTCGGGCCCTATTATGCGCGCGTCGATGCCGGCCGGCCGCTGATCGGGCTGCCGCTGCGCGACATCCATGTCAGCGTGCGCGGCTATTGCCACGGCGCGGTGATCACGGGGCTCGCCGACCTGCAGTCGCTGGCGGCGAGCTATACGGTCGGCATGCATGATCGCTTCGCCGCCACCGTCTCGCTGACGGTCGACTTCATCGCCCCGGCGGGACATGGCGATTTCCTGGAACTGAGGACCGACCTGCTGCGCTCCAGCCGGCAGTTCCTGTTCACCCAGGCGCTGGTGGCGAAGGCCGACGGGGCGTTGGTGGCGCGCACCAGCGCGGTCTACAAATGGGACCCGGCGCCGCACGAGACCCCGGACATCGTCCGACGCCTGTTCGAGCCGCCGGCCTGA
- a CDS encoding hotdog domain-containing protein, giving the protein MSDGEVQAAGGSGRDAESAGWSPAGRRPTGSDAAGFDPAAQGWHPDPYGDFVAHIGPLWRRVDGPEELIAVQIAPQHLTRGGAAAAGLLLALFDHAVGVASYRVAGEQAMLATIQLNCQFLREARCGDFVVCRIAVAGMDTTEIVLTGDCRVDGAPILVGSGIIKRGRAGARDRRAAARAPDADAPGATGAAVSGSIAGSDGTR; this is encoded by the coding sequence GTGAGCGATGGCGAGGTGCAGGCGGCCGGGGGATCCGGGCGGGATGCGGAGTCCGCGGGATGGAGTCCGGCCGGACGGCGCCCCACCGGATCCGATGCGGCCGGCTTCGACCCGGCCGCGCAGGGCTGGCATCCCGACCCCTATGGAGATTTCGTCGCCCATATCGGCCCGCTCTGGCGGCGCGTGGACGGTCCCGAAGAGCTGATCGCCGTCCAAATCGCGCCGCAGCATCTGACACGCGGCGGCGCCGCGGCGGCCGGTCTGCTGCTGGCCCTGTTCGACCATGCGGTCGGGGTCGCCAGCTACCGGGTCGCCGGGGAGCAGGCCATGCTGGCCACGATCCAGCTCAATTGCCAGTTCCTGCGGGAGGCCCGTTGCGGCGATTTCGTCGTCTGCCGCATCGCCGTCGCCGGCATGGACACGACCGAGATCGTTCTGACCGGCGATTGCCGTGTCGACGGCGCCCCGATCCTGGTCGGCAGCGGCATCATCAAGCGGGGACGGGCGGGGGCGCGGGACCGCAGGGCCGCGGCACGGGCGCCGGATGCCGACGCGCCGGGCGCGACCGGGGCAGCGGTCTCCGGGAGCATCGCCGGATCCGACGGAACCCGATGA
- a CDS encoding M48 family metallopeptidase yields MMPERHSIRYGEHRIDFSVVRRDRTTLEIAVEPDASVVVAVPQDAQLAAIEEKVRKRAAWIQRQQRYFIQFLPRTPDRQYVAGETHLYLGRQYRLKIVPHVQAAVKLVRGFIVVQTHRPERTEVTRELVEGWYRQRAHVKFVERLEVNLLRFPVPEDFRPRGLIVRQLRQRWGSMSPGSRLLLNRRLIEAPIDAIDYVITHELCHIAVPHHGAEFFELLGLVLPDWSTRKQRLERAMA; encoded by the coding sequence ATGATGCCGGAACGACACAGCATCCGATATGGTGAACACCGGATCGATTTCTCTGTCGTGCGCCGCGACCGGACGACGCTGGAAATCGCCGTAGAGCCTGATGCCTCTGTTGTGGTCGCTGTTCCGCAGGATGCTCAACTGGCGGCCATCGAGGAGAAAGTGCGCAAGCGCGCCGCGTGGATTCAGCGTCAGCAGCGGTATTTCATCCAGTTCCTGCCGCGCACCCCGGATCGCCAGTATGTGGCTGGCGAGACCCATCTCTATCTCGGACGCCAGTATCGATTGAAGATAGTGCCCCATGTTCAGGCGGCGGTGAAGCTCGTCCGTGGCTTCATCGTGGTCCAAACCCACAGGCCCGAACGGACTGAGGTCACCCGCGAACTTGTCGAGGGTTGGTATCGGCAGCGGGCTCATGTGAAATTCGTAGAGCGCCTAGAAGTCAATCTGCTGCGCTTCCCGGTCCCTGAAGACTTCCGCCCCAGAGGCTTGATTGTGCGCCAACTCCGGCAGCGGTGGGGTTCGATGTCACCAGGATCGCGCCTTCTGCTCAATCGGCGCCTAATCGAGGCGCCCATAGACGCGATTGACTACGTAATCACGCACGAGCTTTGCCACATTGCCGTGCCACACCACGGGGCAGAGTTTTTTGAGCTATTGGGTCTCGTCCTGCCGGATTGGTCAACGCGCAAGCAGAGGCTTGAAAGAGCGATGGCGTAG
- a CDS encoding type I restriction endonuclease subunit R — MTFDAAEKHQSQIPALQLLVALGFKPLSQAEDVRLRAGRLRNVVLDDVLADQLLRINSFTHRGREYPFDLEDAHEAIRRLKPTPDRQKGLRGTNQDIYDTLVLGTTITKTIQGDSKSYSFRYVDWETPSNNVFHVTAEVSVERTASTQTKRCDIVAYVNGIPFLVIENKRPTESLKKAGSQLIGYQNEDNIPQLFHFAQLLMVMNRVEARYATVGTPRQFWQTWRDEEDRDEFIDPLANRPLTAAEADAIFSGDFAFARAHFEALAAEGARAITAQDRAIHAMCRPERLLDLIRRFTVFDGGARKVARHQQFFGIRKAVERVRQFNLDGRRKGGVIWHTQGSGKSLTMVMLGRSLALDKAIPNPRILIVTDRDDLDKQIKDTFKSCELEPVRATSGARLIELIRDRTPLVTTIINKFDTAAKAAEDVDEDANVFVLVDESHRSQTGRYGGHSQFATRMRRLLPKACYLGFTGTPLLKKEKNTLSTFGGLIHKYAIDEAVADGAVVPLLYEGRLVEQQVNGGVIDKWFDKISEGLTSSQKADLKRKFSRMDALSKTGQAIRAKAFDISEHFRQHWQGTGFKAQLVAPSKAAAVRFKEVLDEIGHVTSEIVISPPDDNEGNEEVDKESKDLVRGFWARMIARYKTEDEYTRQIIDAFKGSGDPEILIVVSKLLTGFDAPRNTVLYVCKSLREHNLLQAIARVNRLYEDGVTEKQFGFIIDFEGLLGELDTALTTYSAFEGFDATDLAGTVHDVREEIRKLHQLHDQLWDLFKPVKNKKDMEQFEQFLADEAIRQEFYERLKAFSRCLHISLSSDKLFDVFDEAKIDSMKRDWKQFSELRRSVQLRYQETVDVKEFEPKIQKLLDDHVVAMPAETIIEMVNINDPDALKAVVEETGVSEASRADRIASATRRTITEKMDEDPTFYRSFSELLEETIRDYRAKRISERDYLKNVVDLASKVARKDRGREVPDAIKGNDDGQAFFGILEGVLATADGKPVASDEVAAIALTIIDIIKSHHIVDVWSNDIAQNKMRNAIDDYFFDVLRDERGIELTVEVMDDLELSIMGLARARFPG; from the coding sequence ATGACCTTCGATGCCGCCGAGAAGCATCAGTCGCAGATCCCTGCCCTGCAGCTCCTGGTGGCGCTGGGGTTCAAGCCGCTCTCCCAGGCGGAGGATGTGCGCCTCCGCGCCGGTCGTCTGCGCAACGTGGTGCTCGACGACGTTCTTGCGGACCAGCTTCTGCGGATCAACAGCTTCACCCATCGCGGCCGGGAGTATCCCTTCGACCTCGAGGATGCGCACGAAGCCATCCGGCGGCTGAAGCCCACGCCCGACCGGCAAAAGGGACTGCGCGGCACCAACCAGGACATTTACGACACCCTCGTCCTTGGCACGACCATCACCAAGACGATCCAGGGAGACTCGAAGTCCTACTCATTCCGCTACGTCGATTGGGAAACCCCATCGAACAACGTCTTTCATGTGACGGCCGAAGTCTCCGTCGAGCGGACGGCCAGCACCCAGACCAAGCGTTGCGATATCGTCGCCTATGTGAACGGCATTCCGTTCCTCGTGATCGAGAACAAGCGGCCGACCGAGAGCCTGAAGAAGGCCGGTAGCCAGCTGATCGGCTATCAGAACGAGGACAACATCCCGCAGTTGTTCCACTTCGCGCAGCTTCTCATGGTGATGAACCGTGTCGAGGCGCGCTACGCAACCGTGGGCACGCCGCGGCAGTTCTGGCAGACGTGGCGGGACGAGGAAGACCGGGACGAGTTCATCGATCCGCTGGCCAATCGGCCGCTCACCGCGGCGGAGGCCGACGCGATCTTCTCGGGCGACTTCGCCTTTGCCCGCGCTCATTTCGAAGCCCTGGCCGCCGAAGGTGCGCGCGCGATCACGGCACAGGACCGAGCAATCCATGCGATGTGCCGGCCGGAACGCCTGCTGGACCTGATCCGTCGCTTCACCGTGTTCGATGGCGGCGCACGCAAGGTCGCGCGCCACCAGCAGTTCTTCGGGATCCGGAAGGCTGTCGAACGCGTCCGCCAGTTCAATCTGGACGGCCGCCGCAAGGGTGGCGTGATCTGGCACACCCAAGGGTCGGGCAAATCGCTGACTATGGTGATGCTGGGGCGCTCTCTCGCACTCGACAAGGCCATCCCCAATCCGCGCATCCTCATTGTCACTGACCGCGACGATCTCGACAAGCAGATCAAGGACACCTTCAAGTCCTGCGAACTGGAACCCGTGCGGGCAACCAGCGGCGCCCGCCTGATCGAGCTGATCCGCGACCGGACACCGCTCGTGACGACCATCATCAACAAGTTCGATACGGCCGCCAAAGCTGCGGAGGACGTCGACGAGGATGCCAACGTTTTCGTCCTGGTCGACGAGAGCCATCGTTCACAGACCGGCCGTTATGGCGGTCACAGCCAGTTCGCAACGCGGATGCGCCGGTTGCTGCCGAAGGCCTGCTATCTCGGCTTCACCGGAACGCCGCTCCTGAAGAAGGAGAAGAACACCCTCTCCACCTTTGGCGGCCTCATCCACAAGTACGCGATCGACGAGGCTGTTGCGGACGGAGCCGTCGTGCCGCTCCTCTATGAGGGACGGCTTGTCGAACAACAGGTCAATGGCGGCGTGATCGACAAGTGGTTTGACAAAATCAGCGAGGGCCTGACCTCCAGCCAGAAGGCCGACCTTAAGCGCAAGTTCTCCCGCATGGATGCACTGTCGAAAACAGGCCAAGCGATCCGGGCGAAGGCCTTCGACATCTCGGAGCACTTCCGCCAACACTGGCAAGGCACGGGATTCAAGGCGCAGCTTGTGGCTCCGTCCAAGGCGGCAGCAGTCCGCTTCAAGGAGGTGCTCGACGAGATCGGGCACGTCACCAGCGAAATCGTCATCTCGCCGCCCGATGACAACGAGGGCAACGAGGAGGTCGACAAGGAGTCGAAGGACCTTGTGCGCGGATTCTGGGCGCGAATGATCGCCCGGTACAAGACCGAGGACGAATATACCCGGCAAATCATCGATGCATTCAAGGGCTCGGGCGATCCGGAGATCCTCATCGTCGTGTCGAAGCTGCTGACCGGGTTCGATGCGCCACGCAACACTGTGCTCTATGTCTGCAAGTCGCTGCGCGAACATAACCTTCTGCAGGCGATCGCCCGCGTGAACCGGCTCTACGAAGACGGTGTGACCGAGAAGCAGTTCGGCTTCATCATCGACTTCGAGGGGCTGCTCGGAGAACTCGACACGGCGCTGACGACCTACAGCGCCTTCGAGGGCTTTGACGCCACCGATCTCGCCGGCACAGTCCACGACGTGCGCGAGGAAATCCGAAAGCTTCATCAGCTGCACGATCAGCTTTGGGACCTGTTCAAGCCGGTCAAGAACAAGAAGGACATGGAGCAGTTCGAGCAGTTCCTGGCAGATGAAGCTATCCGGCAGGAATTCTATGAACGACTGAAGGCGTTCAGCCGCTGCCTTCATATCTCGCTGTCGTCGGACAAGCTCTTCGACGTCTTCGACGAGGCGAAGATCGATTCCATGAAGAGGGACTGGAAGCAGTTCTCCGAGCTGCGGCGTTCAGTTCAACTGCGCTACCAAGAGACCGTCGACGTCAAGGAGTTCGAGCCAAAGATCCAGAAGCTGCTGGACGACCATGTGGTTGCCATGCCGGCCGAAACGATCATCGAGATGGTCAACATCAACGACCCGGACGCCCTGAAGGCTGTGGTTGAGGAAACGGGCGTCTCCGAGGCGTCGAGGGCGGACCGGATAGCAAGCGCGACGCGACGGACCATCACGGAAAAGATGGACGAGGACCCGACCTTCTACCGCAGCTTCTCGGAGCTGCTGGAGGAAACCATCCGCGACTATCGGGCCAAAAGGATTTCCGAGCGCGATTACCTCAAGAACGTAGTCGATTTGGCCAGCAAGGTCGCCCGCAAGGACCGGGGGCGCGAGGTGCCGGATGCGATCAAGGGCAACGACGATGGGCAGGCGTTCTTCGGGATCCTTGAGGGCGTGCTCGCGACCGCCGACGGTAAACCGGTCGCGTCAGATGAGGTAGCCGCCATTGCGCTCACGATCATCGACATTATCAAGTCCCATCACATCGTCGACGTCTGGTCCAACGACATCGCTCAGAACAAGATGCGCAACGCCATCGACGATTACTTCTTTGACGTCCTTCGCGATGAGCGCGGCATCGAGCTGACGGTCGAGGTGATGGACGATCTTGAACTCAGTATCATGGGCCTGGCCCGAGCGCGGTTTCCTGGATGA
- a CDS encoding DUF3800 domain-containing protein: MKFIYIDESGARDQGDVFVMTGLMVDAYKLRKMTEDFDRRLEALFALHPGNRADFKTSRFINGKGGWREVDATERKAFLKTVCELAVENGGKVFGYALSYGAFDAAAAAGHGQPFGTNYWLASAMFTACLVQKRMQGVKNSKGLTVVIMDDNKSEMPKLSDGLYQGDAWFDGLYRTQGKKRGKTVWLERSKKDRFDHIINTAFAIKSDHSSMVQVADAISYVYRRHLELQTVAEAWAGEKDYYAELVAILEPARETLGRCPDAPCVKFYRAAKHAEWKP, encoded by the coding sequence ATGAAGTTCATCTACATCGACGAAAGCGGCGCCCGCGATCAGGGCGATGTGTTCGTCATGACGGGGCTGATGGTCGACGCCTACAAGCTGCGCAAGATGACCGAGGATTTCGACCGGCGGCTGGAAGCCCTCTTTGCGCTCCATCCCGGCAACCGCGCGGACTTCAAGACCAGCCGTTTCATCAACGGCAAGGGGGGGTGGCGCGAGGTTGATGCGACGGAACGCAAGGCTTTCCTCAAGACGGTCTGCGAGCTGGCTGTCGAGAATGGCGGCAAGGTCTTCGGATACGCGCTTTCCTATGGGGCATTCGATGCAGCCGCGGCCGCTGGCCATGGGCAGCCTTTCGGCACGAACTACTGGCTGGCCTCAGCCATGTTCACGGCGTGCCTTGTTCAGAAGAGGATGCAGGGCGTCAAGAACAGCAAAGGCCTCACCGTCGTCATCATGGACGACAACAAGAGCGAGATGCCGAAGCTGTCGGACGGGCTGTATCAGGGCGATGCCTGGTTCGATGGCCTCTATCGGACGCAAGGCAAGAAGCGTGGGAAAACGGTCTGGCTGGAGCGCAGCAAGAAGGATCGTTTCGACCACATCATCAACACCGCCTTCGCGATCAAGTCCGACCATTCCTCGATGGTGCAGGTGGCCGACGCCATCTCCTACGTCTATCGGCGGCATCTGGAGCTGCAGACCGTCGCGGAAGCGTGGGCAGGCGAGAAGGACTACTACGCCGAGCTTGTAGCCATTCTGGAACCCGCGCGCGAGACGCTCGGCCGCTGCCCGGATGCCCCCTGCGTGAAGTTCTACAGGGCGGCGAAGCATGCGGAGTGGAAGCCATGA
- a CDS encoding restriction endonuclease subunit S: MIEGWKQKPVEEICERVSVGIVIKPSQYYVDEGQGVRAFRSANVAENRIVDENWVYLSPEGHAANAKSCLRTGDVLVVRSGAPGTACVVTPEFQGSNCIDVVFARPNPKAVLPEYLAEYTNSAVGKQHVLGNKGGLALQHFNVGAYKEMLVLLPPLPEQRKIVEILRTWDEAIEKLEALRAANEGRYKALARRFFDPCHPTFHGRPNTWREFELGDVFRERNQSGEEHDRLLSITMNGGVIDRDDVGRKDTSTDDKSKYKLILPGDIGYNTMRMWQGVSGLSTLRGIISPAYTVVTPIHARILGRYAAHLFKSRRMVFDFERYSQGLTSDTWNLKFPAFSKIRVFLPPIDDQEKQADLLDALTAEGVVIGKQLEALTRQKRGLMQKLLTGEWRVSP; encoded by the coding sequence ATGATTGAGGGATGGAAACAAAAGCCTGTCGAAGAAATCTGCGAACGCGTAAGCGTCGGCATCGTTATCAAGCCGTCACAATATTATGTCGATGAGGGCCAAGGAGTCCGCGCATTTCGTTCTGCTAACGTAGCGGAGAACAGGATCGTTGATGAGAACTGGGTGTACTTATCCCCTGAAGGACATGCAGCAAACGCCAAGTCGTGCTTGAGAACTGGCGACGTGCTTGTCGTTAGGTCTGGGGCTCCTGGAACAGCCTGTGTCGTCACGCCCGAGTTCCAAGGGTCCAACTGCATCGACGTCGTGTTTGCACGTCCGAACCCCAAGGCAGTTCTCCCCGAGTACCTTGCCGAATACACCAACTCGGCTGTCGGCAAGCAGCATGTCCTCGGGAACAAGGGCGGACTCGCTCTTCAGCACTTCAATGTAGGCGCTTACAAGGAGATGCTCGTTCTCCTGCCCCCACTCCCCGAACAGCGCAAGATCGTCGAAATCCTGCGGACATGGGATGAGGCCATCGAGAAGCTGGAGGCGCTGCGGGCGGCTAACGAGGGTCGATACAAAGCACTGGCAAGACGGTTCTTTGACCCCTGCCATCCGACCTTCCATGGTCGGCCCAATACATGGCGAGAGTTCGAGCTCGGCGACGTTTTCCGTGAACGTAACCAGTCCGGCGAGGAACACGACCGACTCCTCAGCATCACCATGAACGGCGGTGTAATTGACCGTGACGATGTTGGCCGCAAGGACACTTCGACCGACGACAAGTCGAAATACAAGCTCATCCTGCCTGGTGACATCGGCTACAATACAATGCGCATGTGGCAGGGCGTCTCGGGCTTGTCTACCCTTCGTGGCATCATCAGCCCCGCCTATACGGTCGTCACGCCGATCCATGCCCGGATCTTGGGACGCTACGCCGCGCACCTCTTTAAGTCGCGCCGGATGGTCTTCGACTTCGAACGCTACTCCCAAGGCCTGACGAGCGACACTTGGAACCTGAAGTTTCCGGCCTTCTCGAAGATTAGGGTCTTCCTTCCGCCCATAGATGATCAAGAAAAGCAGGCCGATCTGCTGGATGCTTTGACCGCAGAGGGGGTGGTGATCGGAAAGCAGCTTGAAGCCCTCACCCGCCAGAAACGCGGCCTGATGCAGAAGCTGCTGACGGGCGAATGGAGGGTCAGCCCATGA
- a CDS encoding virulence RhuM family protein produces the protein MSEGELILYSTEDGAAIIGLRAIDGTVWLTQLEMAELFDTSKQNVSLHINNILSEGELAAESVVKESLTTAADGKAYRTKVYNLDAILAVGYRVRSPRGTQFRRWATTVLREYLVKGFAMDDARLKQAEQWDYFDEWLARIRDIRASEKRFYHKVRDLYTTAIDYDKTSDQAQAFFKKVQNKMLWAVTGKTAAELIENRSDPSAPNMGLTSWKGSVVRKGDVGTAKNYLKAEEVEELNRIVVMYLDYAEDQARRRRPVSMAEWADKLDAFLSFNERDVLTHAGRLRMDVAQKLAVERFEVFDANRRAAEALAADEADIAQLEELEKAAKERKKGGSDD, from the coding sequence ATGTCTGAGGGCGAGCTGATCCTTTACAGCACCGAGGACGGCGCCGCGATCATCGGCCTGCGGGCCATCGACGGCACGGTCTGGCTGACGCAGCTGGAGATGGCCGAGCTGTTCGACACCTCCAAGCAGAATGTCAGCCTCCACATCAACAACATCCTGTCCGAGGGAGAGCTGGCGGCGGAGTCAGTTGTCAAGGAATCCTTGACAACTGCCGCGGACGGCAAGGCCTACCGCACCAAGGTCTACAATCTGGACGCCATTCTGGCGGTCGGCTACCGCGTTCGCTCCCCGAGGGGAACCCAGTTCCGCCGGTGGGCCACCACCGTCCTGCGCGAGTACCTGGTCAAGGGCTTCGCGATGGACGATGCTCGGCTGAAGCAGGCCGAGCAATGGGACTATTTCGATGAGTGGCTTGCCCGCATCCGGGACATCCGCGCCTCGGAGAAGCGCTTCTACCACAAGGTGCGCGACCTCTACACGACCGCCATCGACTACGACAAGACGTCCGACCAGGCGCAGGCCTTCTTCAAGAAGGTGCAGAACAAGATGCTCTGGGCGGTCACGGGCAAGACGGCCGCCGAGCTAATCGAGAACCGCAGCGATCCGAGCGCCCCCAACATGGGCCTGACCAGCTGGAAAGGCTCGGTTGTGCGCAAGGGCGACGTCGGCACTGCCAAGAACTACCTGAAGGCAGAGGAGGTCGAGGAACTCAACCGCATCGTCGTGATGTACCTCGACTACGCCGAGGACCAGGCGAGGCGCCGCCGCCCGGTCAGCATGGCCGAATGGGCCGACAAGCTCGACGCCTTCCTGTCCTTCAACGAGCGCGACGTGCTGACCCATGCCGGCCGGCTGCGGATGGACGTGGCGCAGAAGCTGGCAGTCGAGCGGTTCGAGGTGTTCGACGCCAACCGCCGCGCCGCCGAGGCGCTGGCGGCGGATGAGGCGGACATCGCTCAGCTGGAGGAGCTGGAGAAGGCCGCCAAAGAGCGGAAGAAGGGCGGCAGCGATGATTGA